One window from the genome of Lentibacillus daqui encodes:
- a CDS encoding TIGR04086 family membrane protein, with protein sequence MRGKQLTALLYGWIVILGLILLTSFVLGLLLRFTSMNETTLSWASLIIGLIALFIGGIVAGVKSKKKGWIIGTVTGLGFTLFIFLVQYLGFQQTFSLEQTLHHLGFIVAALFGGVIGVNVAGQESN encoded by the coding sequence ATGAGAGGAAAACAGCTTACCGCATTACTGTATGGCTGGATCGTTATCCTCGGTCTTATTTTGTTAACGAGTTTTGTTTTGGGACTTCTGCTCCGATTTACCAGCATGAATGAAACGACACTATCCTGGGCCAGCTTAATCATCGGACTTATTGCATTATTCATCGGTGGTATTGTCGCCGGCGTAAAAAGCAAAAAAAAGGGTTGGATTATCGGAACAGTAACAGGGTTGGGTTTTACCCTATTTATCTTTCTTGTACAATATTTAGGTTTCCAGCAAACATTTTCATTGGAACAGACCCTGCACCACCTGGGATTTATTGTTGCAGCCCTTTTTGGTGGTGTTATCGGAGTAAATGTAGCAGGGCAGGAAAGCAATTAA